One genomic region from Corallococcus soli encodes:
- the rplT gene encoding 50S ribosomal protein L20: MRVKKGFKARRRRNRILKLAKGFRGRRKNCYKRANQAVERALDYATRDRAVRKRNFRSLWIVRINAAARTVGLSYSKLIAGLAKAKIGLDRKVLSDMAIADPAGFAAVANIAKAA, encoded by the coding sequence ATGCGCGTCAAAAAGGGATTCAAGGCTCGTCGTCGTCGTAATCGCATTCTCAAGCTGGCCAAGGGTTTCCGCGGCCGCCGCAAGAATTGCTACAAGCGCGCCAACCAGGCCGTGGAACGCGCCCTGGACTACGCCACCCGCGACCGCGCGGTGCGCAAGCGCAACTTCCGCTCGCTGTGGATCGTCCGCATCAACGCGGCGGCGCGCACGGTGGGCCTGTCCTACTCGAAGCTGATCGCCGGGCTGGCGAAGGCGAAGATCGGCCTGGACCGCAAGGTCCTGTCCGACATGGCCATCGCGGACCCCGCGGGCTTTGCCGCCGTCGCCAACATCGCGAAGGCAGCCTGA
- the rpmI gene encoding 50S ribosomal protein L35: MPKLKTRSGAKKRFQVKKSGQVKFGKAFSKHLFTFSKTPKQKRGNRGTGHLRDMDAKKVIKELFPYGA, from the coding sequence ATGCCCAAGTTGAAGACCCGCAGTGGCGCGAAGAAGCGCTTCCAGGTGAAGAAGAGCGGCCAGGTGAAGTTCGGCAAGGCCTTCAGCAAGCACCTGTTTACCTTCTCCAAGACGCCCAAGCAGAAGCGCGGCAACCGGGGTACCGGTCACCTGCGCGACATGGACGCGAAGAAGGTCATCAAGGAGCTGTTCCCCTACGGGGCCTGA
- the thrS gene encoding threonine--tRNA ligase: MSESITVTLPDGSQKQTPRGTTIADFVKGSIGVGLAKAALFARVNGQDVDLSRPLDEDAKLQIFTPKSPEGLDLIRHDAAHVVASAVQRLFPGTQVTIGPATEEGFYYDFFREKPFTPEELEKIEAAANAELKQDMPFVRTEVSMEDAVRLFEEKGEKFKVEIVKDIAAKGAKTLTLYTHGDWVDFCLGPHAPSTGKIGVIKILSSSGAYWRGDHRNPMLQRVYGTAFFDKKALDAYMTRIEEAKKRDHRKLGKELDLFHFHPYAPGAAFWTPKGTTLYQTLSDWMRSLTAGDGYVEIKTPLMFNKGLWETSGHWGKYKENMFLVLDSESGEHDFSLKPMNCPSHHLFYGFKKHSYRDLPLRLHTQDVLHRNEAAGSLGGLTRVRQFAQDDAHIYCTEAQITDEVKRFVKLLDRVYKAVGLTYAVKLSTRPVQRLGDDSLWDRAEEGLKAALESLGLEYELAPGDGAFYGPKIDFAVSDSIGRRWQLGTMQLDYLAPERFDLTYVGEDNAPHRPVVLHRAIFGSFERFTAILIEHFAGAFPAWLAPVQATLVYVADRQLDYARKVRDDLRAKGYRVELDERGITLNAKIREAQLQKIPFTLVVGDNEVEAGAVSPRRYGGEDLKSMKLADFEALLAKEAALP, from the coding sequence ATGTCCGAATCCATCACGGTGACGCTCCCCGACGGCAGCCAGAAGCAGACGCCTCGGGGGACGACCATCGCGGACTTCGTGAAGGGCAGCATCGGTGTGGGGCTCGCGAAGGCGGCCCTGTTCGCCCGGGTGAACGGCCAGGACGTGGACCTGTCGCGCCCGCTGGACGAGGACGCGAAGCTCCAGATCTTCACGCCCAAGAGCCCGGAGGGCCTGGACCTCATCCGCCACGACGCCGCGCACGTGGTCGCCAGCGCCGTGCAGCGCCTGTTCCCCGGCACGCAGGTGACCATCGGTCCCGCGACGGAGGAGGGCTTCTACTACGACTTCTTCCGCGAGAAGCCCTTCACGCCGGAGGAGCTGGAGAAGATCGAAGCGGCCGCCAACGCGGAGCTCAAGCAGGACATGCCCTTCGTCCGCACGGAGGTCTCCATGGAGGACGCCGTGCGCCTCTTCGAGGAGAAGGGCGAGAAGTTCAAGGTGGAGATCGTCAAGGACATCGCCGCCAAGGGCGCCAAGACGCTCACGCTCTACACCCACGGTGACTGGGTGGACTTCTGCCTGGGGCCCCACGCGCCCAGCACGGGGAAGATCGGCGTCATCAAGATCCTCTCCTCCAGCGGCGCCTACTGGCGCGGCGACCACCGCAACCCGATGCTCCAGCGCGTGTACGGCACGGCGTTCTTCGACAAGAAGGCGCTGGATGCGTACATGACGCGCATCGAGGAAGCGAAGAAGCGCGACCACCGCAAGCTGGGCAAGGAGCTGGACCTCTTCCACTTCCACCCGTACGCGCCGGGCGCGGCCTTCTGGACGCCCAAGGGCACCACGCTCTACCAGACGCTGTCGGACTGGATGCGCTCGCTCACGGCCGGTGACGGCTACGTGGAGATCAAGACGCCCCTGATGTTCAACAAGGGGCTGTGGGAGACCAGCGGCCACTGGGGCAAGTACAAGGAGAACATGTTCCTGGTGCTCGACAGCGAGTCCGGCGAGCACGACTTCTCCCTCAAGCCGATGAACTGCCCGTCGCACCACCTGTTCTACGGCTTCAAGAAGCACAGCTACCGCGACCTGCCCCTGCGCCTGCACACCCAGGACGTGCTGCACCGCAACGAGGCGGCCGGGTCGCTGGGCGGCCTCACCCGCGTGCGCCAGTTCGCCCAGGACGACGCGCACATCTACTGCACGGAGGCCCAGATCACCGACGAGGTGAAGCGCTTCGTGAAGCTGCTGGATCGCGTCTACAAGGCGGTGGGCCTCACCTACGCGGTGAAGCTGTCCACGCGCCCCGTGCAGCGCCTGGGAGATGACTCCCTCTGGGACCGCGCGGAGGAGGGCCTCAAGGCCGCGCTGGAGTCGCTGGGCCTGGAGTACGAGCTGGCCCCGGGCGACGGCGCCTTCTACGGCCCGAAGATCGACTTCGCGGTGTCGGACAGCATCGGCCGGCGGTGGCAGCTGGGCACCATGCAGCTGGACTACCTGGCGCCGGAGCGCTTCGACCTGACGTACGTGGGCGAGGACAACGCCCCGCACCGCCCCGTGGTCCTCCACCGCGCCATCTTCGGCTCCTTCGAGCGCTTCACCGCCATCCTCATCGAGCACTTCGCCGGCGCGTTCCCGGCGTGGCTTGCCCCGGTGCAGGCGACCCTGGTGTACGTGGCGGACCGTCAGCTGGACTACGCCCGCAAGGTGCGCGACGACCTGCGCGCCAAGGGCTACCGGGTGGAGCTGGACGAGCGCGGCATCACGCTCAACGCGAAGATCCGCGAGGCCCAGCTCCAGAAGATCCCCTTCACCCTGGTTGTGGGCGACAACGAGGTGGAGGCCGGCGCCGTGTCCCCCCGTCGCTATGGCGGCGAGGACCTCAAGTCGATGAAGCTCGCCGACTTCGAGGCGCTGCTGGCCAAGGAAGCGGCCCTGCCCTGA